The genomic window TCAGCGGAATCCTTTATTGTTTGTTCGACTTCCTCCTGAAACTCCTTTTCGGTCATCTTTTCATTTACAGATTTCGTAGAGAACTCCTCTTGTTCAATATGGGGGATTGAATTCTCCATAATAGACTTAAATAATGGGACAACAGTTTTAGAACTGCTGCTGGATAGATAATGCTCTCTATCTGTTTGATCATAACCAAGCCATACTGCCCCAACTAAATTGGGAGTATATCCTACAAACCATTGATCCTTCGTACCGTTAATATCTTTATAAGGCAGCTGCGTAGAGCCTGTTTTTCCAGCCAGCTGGACTCCATTTATTTTTGTTCCTTTTCCAGTTCCGGATTCAACAACATTTAGGAGCATCGATGTCATTTGATTGGCTACCGTTTTTGATGTCACTTTTACTGTTTTCTTCTTTCTTTCAGCAATCACGTTACCTGTCGGGCCAACTATTTTTGTAATTAAATGTGCATCTTTTCGTTTTCCCCCGTTTGGAAAGGTAGAATAAGCCTCAGCGAGCTTCAATGGGGAAATCCCTTTATGCATCCCCCCCAAGGCAATACCTAAATACTCATCTTCCTTTTCTAGAGGAATACCAAAACGATGAAGCGAATCAATTCCTTTTTCTAGTCCAATTTGATCGAGCAGCCAAACGGCAGGAACATTTAAAGAATCTTCTAGTGCTTTATACATTGTAACCTCACCTGAATATTTCTTAGAGGCATTTTCAGGTTTATATTTTTCAAAGGACATCGGTTCATCCTTAAGTATAGATGTGGTCTGGTAGCCTTCCTCAAGCGCGGGAGTATATACAGCGAGCGGCTTTAATGTAGATCCAGGCTGTGCTTTTATATGTGTGGCTCGGTTAAAGCCCCGGAATACATAGCTGCCTCTTCCACCTACAAGTCCTCTTACCCCGCCAGAAGCGGGATCTAGAAGAACTGCTCCACTTTGAACAAGCACTCCGCTTCGCCCGCGTGGAAATAAATAATCACTTTCATATACTTTTTCTAGTCCTGATTGTAAATTTTGGTCCATTTCAGTATATATCCGGTATCCTCTAGTGAAGATTTCTTCCTGTGTTAATCCGTATTTCTGAATGGCTTCATCTAGAACTGCATCAACGTAGTATGGATATTTTCTCTCGATAAAGCTGCCTTTACCTTCATTTAACCGGATTTCTTCTGAGACGGCCTTTTCATATTCGGCTCCACTGATCATGTTATGTTCTTTCATTTTTCCAAGGACTACATTTCTCCGCTCCATTGCGCGATCATAATTTCTGAACGGGTCTAGTGCAGATGGCGCCTGCAGTAATCCAGCTAAAAGTGCTGACTCACTGATAGTTAAGCCCTTAGCACCTTTATTGAAATATTTATTGGCTGCCTGATCAATTCCCCAAGCCCCGCTGCCAAAATAAACTTGATTTAAGTACATTTGCAGAATTTCGTCTTTTTTATATTTCTTTTCAATTTCAACTGCTAGGAATAATTCATCAATTTTTCGCTTATACGTTTTTTCAGATGAAAGTAAAGCATTTTTCGTAAGCTGCTGGGTAATGGTACTGCCTCCACCAGTTATTCTTCCGGCAAATAAATTTTTAAAGAACGCACGGGTTATCCCCTTCACATCAAACCCATTATGCTTATAGAAACGTTCATCCTCGATCGCAACAACGGCATCTTTAACATAGTCAGGCAATTTCTCAATGGCAATCCCTTCCGAACGATTAGTTGCTAAGCTGCTTGCAATTTCCTCATTCTTATCGTAAATGACTGTGGATTGCTTTAAGCCTTCCTTTAAAGACTCAACATTTGCAGTTGCTGCCATAAAGGCAAAGAACAGGATTGTTCCTAGAATAAATGTCAATAAAACTAACATGGCTAGTTTGGTTATATGCTTATTACGCCAAAATCGTCTAATTGATTCCCATAATGGTTGTAATTTTTCCATTATATCTCCCTACTTAATGCATTGCTATTTTACAAGCTTCAAATATTATACAAATTTAATGCCAAATTCGCAAAGATTCTTCCTTTTCAATGGAATTGCCAATATCGATGAAACATGATATAGTATATCTTGCGATGAGCTAATTGCATAAGACGATAGACAATCCATTTCTGGAATGCACGATGTGGCGTGCAGTCAATCGCCGCAATACGTAAAAGGATGCCTCTTTTGGCATCCTTTTTTATTGTATAGTAAAATTCCTCATCATATATGGCCAGTTTTGCGGAAATGGAAGACTTAATTGCCAAAAGGTTATACCTAATAAATCATATTGATCTGCCAATTTATACTTTTCAGCAAAGCTGCGAATATCATCAAACCATACGATATGCCGGTCAGATCCTTCCCAATAAATAAAGTTTGGTGTAGATGAGATACGGTCATAATTAATTTGAGCACCCGTTGAGATTGCTAAGTTTTGCGCATATAAAAGAGAGTATGCCTTAGTCAAGTTGTCTCTTACCCTCCAATCATAACCATACAAAGGCAAAGCCATCTGCAGCTTTTTGGGCTCGATTAAGCTGATCGAATACTGGATGACATCTTCAATCCACCATATCGGTGATACGGGATTTGGCGGTCCTGTAGGATATCCGTAATCTATCGTCATAACCGCAACAATATCAGCAGCTTTCCCAATGGCTGAATAATCATATGCACCAACGATCCGGTTTTGCGGGAGATCTGCTGTTTTCGCATGAACATTTACATGGAGAATTAACGGGCCAAGTGCTGTTTTCAATTCATTTAGAAATGTATTAAAATCCTGTCGTCTAGGCGGTGGAATAAACTCAAAATCAATGCTTACCCCTCCGTATCCCTTGCTCCTAATAAAATTCATCAAACTATTAATTAAATTCTTCCGATAGACAGGATTTTCCAGTACACGACCAATTAACTCTGGACTAAATTGCTGATTTTCAAAGTTTCTTATCATTAGTAATGGGATCACATTTAATCTTTTACTTTCTTCGATCACTTGTGAATCATCTACGGCTAAATAGGCGTATCCCTCATTTGTAAGTGAATAAGAGACAATGGCTAAATAAGAGATCATATTGGCTATTTGATTTAATACAGGAAGAAATGATTGAGGAGAAAATGGAATAATGAAACCGAGAGTTTGCATGGGTAATTTCAATGGAGAAGGTATATTTATTTTTTGGCCAATTTTTAGGTTATTTGACTGAATACCAGGATTAGCTGAGAGGATAGCATTAATATTAGTTCTGTATTTCTGTGCCAATTCCCATAACGTATCACCACTAGCGACAATTTTTGATCTGATTGGTAATGCTTGGTCAGGGATATAAAGGGCTAAATCAGGTATAATAATTCCACTTGCTGGTAACCCGTTCACATTTATTATCGATTGAATTGGAACGTTATATCGCTTTGAAATTGCCCATAGGGAGTCACCGCTTTGGACGATGTGAATAGACATTACTTACACACCTCCTAATTTATTACCTGTATTATCATATGGTGTTTTTCCATTTAAATAGTACATATAATATAGATTAAAATAAGCCAATTCCTACTGAAATTGACTTAGACTTTACGGCTATTTTTCAAAAACGTATAGCATGCCGTTTTTAGGATGGCTTATTTTTGGTCCTTTAAATCCTCTTTTAAGTAATTCCTTCCGCATAAATATCATTAACGCTCCATGACTTACTATAAGAACATGTTCATTTCCAGCAGAAAAGACCTCATCTAAGAAATAATTAATCCTTTCCCTAACGGCTTTCACTGAATCCATTTGTGATGGGTGGTTGCATAGCCAAGCAAGCCGGACGAAAACTGCCCATAGCTGATAGGGAAGTTTAATATTGGCTTGAGTAATGGGATATGCTTTTACTTCTCTTAATTTGTCAGTTTTAATAATTTCACCTTTATAGATTGCATATGCTGTTTTTTCAGCTCTAGATAGATCACTGCTATAACATGTATCCCATTCCACGTTATTTAAATCAGTTTCACCCTCTTCAATGTCGGATAAATCATATTCCTCAAACCATTTTGATAGTTCTGCGGGAGTGACCCAAGTTTTTTCCGGTACAGCATTTTTTACTTTGAAATGCCTAACAAGACCTATTTTCAATCTTCGTCTCCCCTAATTATCTCATTCTATTTTCTAATAATGCTTAACCCGACTTTTCCTAAAGCTACTTTTATTATACATAAGAAAAACACTCCATATCGGAGTGTTTTTACAAATGCGTCATATGCAGTCTTATACTTGAAGGCCATAATTCCGGCATAAGGATGCAAGTCCTCCAGAAAATCCGCTGCCGATGGCACTAAATTTCCAGTCGTTTCCGTGACGATATAATTCACAAATAACTACAGCCGTTTCAATCGAGAAATCTTCTCCTAAATCGAATCGCAATAATTCTTGATTATTAGAATCATCAACTAATCTTACAAAAGCGTTTGAAACTTGACCAAAGTTTTGCTGCCTGATCTCAGCATCATGAATCGTTACCGTAATGCCAATTCGATGAATGTGAGCAGGGATTTTAGTGAAATCAACGACTAGCTGCTCATCATCCCCGTCCCCTTCTCCTGTACGGTTATCGCCCGTATGAACGACAGACCCGCTTGGATGTTGAAGATTATTATAAAAAACAAAATCAAGGTCATTCTGGCAGCGATTATTTGCATCTACTAAAAAGGCAGAAGCATCTAAATCAAAATCATGGCCACCCTGATATTTATTTGTATCCCAGCCAAGTCCAATGATCGCTTTTGTTAAACCAGGATTTGTTTTTGTTAGGTCAATTCTTTGTCCCTTTGCCAATTGAATTCCCATCATAAAACCTCCCTGAAAAAATGATTATTCAATTGGGATTTAGAAAAATTACTTCTATTCCCCTTTTTTATCAGATAACGGGGCTTTAGGTCCCCTGCTGATTGGAATTTCACCTAATTTATTAGCCAACCTGTAAACCGAAGTCAGTCGCAATCCGTGCTAAACCGCCTTGGTAACCTGAACCAACAGCAGAGAATTTCCATTCGCCATTATGACGGTATAATTCCCCTACGATAATCGCTGTTTCAATTGAAAAATCTTCTCCAAGATCATAGCGAATGACTTCTTCATTTGTCGCTTCATTGACAATTCTTGCAAACGCATTGGAAACTTGTCCAAAATTCTGCCCACGACTTTCAGCATCATGAATCGTAATAACGAAAGAAATTTTTTCAATGTTTGCTGGAACAGCGCTTAAGTCCACTTTTACTTGCTCATCATCGCCGTCCCCTTCACCTGTACGATTATCCCCAGTATGTACAACAGACCCATTGCCGCCTTCTAGTTGATTATAAAAAATAAAGTCTTTATCAGAGGCACATTTACCCGATGCATCAAGTAAAAATACACTTGCATCTAGATCAAAAGCTTGTCCCCCGTCATATTTATTTGTGTCCCAGCCAAGTCCAACAATTACCTTTGACAGACCAGGGTTTGTTTTCGTTAAATCTACTTTTTGTCCTTTTGATAAAGAAATAGCCATTTAACAATCATCCCTTCAAATAAAAAATTATTAGAACTTCCCGCTAGAGGAAGGTTCATCCAGAAAACAAATATAATAAACCATTTTTTACTATCAGCTATAAAAGAAATTTTCCCCTTCTTTTATAGTGTATCTTTTAGGCACAAAAACGTAAACAATTTAAACTTATTATTATTCATTTTTATTGTACTAGATATAAAAGCTACTTACTACTTTTAATATAAGTAAATTTTCCAATAATGTAAATTCAGAGGGGTGTTAACCCGGGAATCGTAGTGGCGATCTTTCCATTTCCTAAGACTATCGCCTAATCTTGCCACCCTTTTCCTGAATAGTACATAGCATATAAATAATGCTATTTGTATGAATAGCAGGAAATTAAAGGAGTGTTTCACTTGGGTTTATACACAAATAGTCAGATTGTTCCCAATCTGTATAATAAGAAGCCTCAAATAGATAATCAGTCTAACC from Bacillus sp. DTU_2020_1000418_1_SI_GHA_SEK_038 includes these protein-coding regions:
- a CDS encoding PBP1A family penicillin-binding protein, which produces MEKLQPLWESIRRFWRNKHITKLAMLVLLTFILGTILFFAFMAATANVESLKEGLKQSTVIYDKNEEIASSLATNRSEGIAIEKLPDYVKDAVVAIEDERFYKHNGFDVKGITRAFFKNLFAGRITGGGSTITQQLTKNALLSSEKTYKRKIDELFLAVEIEKKYKKDEILQMYLNQVYFGSGAWGIDQAANKYFNKGAKGLTISESALLAGLLQAPSALDPFRNYDRAMERRNVVLGKMKEHNMISGAEYEKAVSEEIRLNEGKGSFIERKYPYYVDAVLDEAIQKYGLTQEEIFTRGYRIYTEMDQNLQSGLEKVYESDYLFPRGRSGVLVQSGAVLLDPASGGVRGLVGGRGSYVFRGFNRATHIKAQPGSTLKPLAVYTPALEEGYQTTSILKDEPMSFEKYKPENASKKYSGEVTMYKALEDSLNVPAVWLLDQIGLEKGIDSLHRFGIPLEKEDEYLGIALGGMHKGISPLKLAEAYSTFPNGGKRKDAHLITKIVGPTGNVIAERKKKTVKVTSKTVANQMTSMLLNVVESGTGKGTKINGVQLAGKTGSTQLPYKDINGTKDQWFVGYTPNLVGAVWLGYDQTDREHYLSSSSSKTVVPLFKSIMENSIPHIEQEEFSTKSVNEKMTEKEFQEEVEQTIKDSAEKIKAELPIWKEKFIDGVQELEQFGEFLKEKIQNMMNK
- a CDS encoding TerD family protein; translated protein: MGIQLAKGQRIDLTKTNPGLTKAIIGLGWDTNKYQGGHDFDLDASAFLVDANNRCQNDLDFVFYNNLQHPSGSVVHTGDNRTGEGDGDDEQLVVDFTKIPAHIHRIGITVTIHDAEIRQQNFGQVSNAFVRLVDDSNNQELLRFDLGEDFSIETAVVICELYRHGNDWKFSAIGSGFSGGLASLCRNYGLQV
- a CDS encoding TerD family protein, producing MAISLSKGQKVDLTKTNPGLSKVIVGLGWDTNKYDGGQAFDLDASVFLLDASGKCASDKDFIFYNQLEGGNGSVVHTGDNRTGEGDGDDEQVKVDLSAVPANIEKISFVITIHDAESRGQNFGQVSNAFARIVNEATNEEVIRYDLGEDFSIETAIIVGELYRHNGEWKFSAVGSGYQGGLARIATDFGLQVG
- a CDS encoding histidine phosphatase family protein produces the protein MKIGLVRHFKVKNAVPEKTWVTPAELSKWFEEYDLSDIEEGETDLNNVEWDTCYSSDLSRAEKTAYAIYKGEIIKTDKLREVKAYPITQANIKLPYQLWAVFVRLAWLCNHPSQMDSVKAVRERINYFLDEVFSAGNEHVLIVSHGALMIFMRKELLKRGFKGPKISHPKNGMLYVFEK
- a CDS encoding glycosyl hydrolase family 18 protein — its product is MSIHIVQSGDSLWAISKRYNVPIQSIINVNGLPASGIIIPDLALYIPDQALPIRSKIVASGDTLWELAQKYRTNINAILSANPGIQSNNLKIGQKINIPSPLKLPMQTLGFIIPFSPQSFLPVLNQIANMISYLAIVSYSLTNEGYAYLAVDDSQVIEESKRLNVIPLLMIRNFENQQFSPELIGRVLENPVYRKNLINSLMNFIRSKGYGGVSIDFEFIPPPRRQDFNTFLNELKTALGPLILHVNVHAKTADLPQNRIVGAYDYSAIGKAADIVAVMTIDYGYPTGPPNPVSPIWWIEDVIQYSISLIEPKKLQMALPLYGYDWRVRDNLTKAYSLLYAQNLAISTGAQINYDRISSTPNFIYWEGSDRHIVWFDDIRSFAEKYKLADQYDLLGITFWQLSLPFPQNWPYMMRNFTIQ